The DNA sequence GTGATAAATACTCAAACTCATTTAGTGTGAATATTTAATGCTACTGATGAATAGTTAAGATTTGAAGGCAGGTTTCAGGTAACATTTTAATACTGTTTAGTTTGGCCCCTGTAGCTTATtaacctctgctgtgtttactcTCACAGATAGAGAATGGGAAACTTGGCGACCATGAGCACAGCAGCACCATGGAGCACCTGCGCCTGCTGCTGCCCATGGTGCTGTCCGTGGCTCGGATGCGTACAGAAGTTTCTAGTTCCGGTGAGTGGCAGGAGGACTCTGGTCTGGGCCTGTACAGAGCTCCTGAGGAGGgagccacagctgcagctcccAGTAAGTCTGTGGACCTGGATAAAAAAGTGAGTTTCAACATTTGTAAGGCACCATTGTTTAAAGATTTATGAATCAGCATTTGAATGActtgtttctgttttctgaCAGGTGAACGCTTTAGAAAACATTGTTTGTGTCCTGAACCGGGAAGTGGAGCGTAGTTCGGTTACAATGGAGGCTTTTTCGCATCAACACCGCCTGGACCAAGAAAAGATTGATAATCTGTCAAACAAAGTGCGTCAGCTGGAAAGGACACTGACAGTGAGAGACTTGCAGCTGTCTGAGACTGAACAGCTGGTGCGGGAACTCCAGTTTTGCACCTATGACGGGATATTTGTGTGGAAAATCTCAGACTTCTCTCGGCGCAGGCAGGATGCTGTGGGCGGTCGAACACCTGCCATGTTCTCTCCAGGTAAGAAGAAGGACCTGCTTCCCATTATCTATAATAGCAAAGGGCTGAGTTGTCTTATGACCAGAGTTATGTGAGCAGGCTAAAATCATGTGATGTGAATGACCTTCAGTCTTGGCCTGTGGATGAGGGAAATTCCATGCACAACTGCTCCCTAGTTGTTCTTGAGGGAGTGTACATGTCACTCCTATTTTCACATGATTCTGTTTTTAAGCTCTGTTTACATACAGccgtcttgtttttctttccctttcaCAGCGTTTTACTCCAGCAAATATGGGTACAAAATGTGCCTGAGACTGTATCTGAACGGCGATGGCACCGGCCGGGGAACGCACCTTTCTCTGTTCTTCGTGGTCATGAGGGGCAAATATGACGCACTTCTCAAATGGCCATTCAGTCAGAAGGTAAAGGAGGGGGATATATGAATGATGACTTTGTAAATAAATGGCACAAAATAAGCTTACgctcgtcttcttcttcttttaggtGACGCTCATGCTCCTGGATCAGAACAACAGGGAGCACATCATTGACGCTTTCCGCCCAGATGTCTCCTCCACGTCCTTCCAGCGGCCGATCAGTGAAATGAACATTGCCAGCGGCTGCCCTCTCTTCTGTCCGTTGGCTAAACTGGCCAGTAAGAGCCCCTATCTTAGAGATGATACAATTTTCATTAAAGCTATCGTAGACCTCACAGGCTTATAGGGTGTAGACTGTGGAAGTTTCACCACAATTTAAGTTAAAGGAAACATATTaggaaatattattattaataatagtaataaatcattataataatacaaaaaacactattttaCATACCGTCACATATGTGACTAAAACTATCGACATATAACACTTCTAATGAATCAAACGTTTACATGCACAGTCATGTTCAGAATTTTATGCAGGTTatgtaaacagcatattttTGTTTGGATATTCCAAATTAAGATgtagaaaaatgtattttcaacACATTCAGAAAACACCATTTTGCAAGCCTGAGGTAGAGGCTCCTGCCAAAATGAAGGTGAGCTGGAGAAACCGAACACAAAATCACATTGCCCAGTATGTACAACTGCGCGTTAGCAGTAGAATTATTAGAACAATGTGAACAATGCATGTGGGAAAAATATTGCCTTATTTGGAATATCTGCAGAAACTGGAACATTTCCGTGCATGTAAACATGGTGACGGTGAGGGCTCTGTAATGGTTATAGGTGTCCCTCAGAGCatcaggtgctgctgatcaagAGCTgctcagtaaaaaaataaaaagctcttATGTGTCAGCAGTCCTCCTGAGAGCTGATTATCTTCTAATATTACTAAATACTGTATAAAGTATGTACATATAACACGTACaacatattataataatataatactcTGCTTTGGTCTGTGTGGATGCTCACATCAGTGCAAACATGTATCTTATTCTCTTATATCAATGCAAGATATATGCAGTGACTGTAGTAAATGTAGTAATACCTCAGCTTTATTCTAAAGAAGTTCCCACCAACAGAAGCCTTGAGTTTAATTTATAGCACATAAGTTAATTTAGACTTACACTCTTTACTAATAACTTTATACTGACTTCTCTTTTTTGGGGTCATTATATATAATGGAGTTTCCTTTTTAACATGTTGGGTATAACAAACCACTGTATTATTCATCCATTTATGTATCAAACAGAATATGTTCCATGTTTTGTTATTTCATTTTGGtgtggtaaaaaaaattaaaatggaatATATAAGTACACCAAGCACAAAGAAGCTTGTTGTAGTTTTCTGTACTTATAAAACCGATATGGTACACGTTTTTACTGCAAGCAGGGCTGAATGCTCAGTAGGAATGTGttgatgctaaaaaaaaaaaaacacatcacagataAACCTGCTAACCCGGTTATATGCTTTGCTGTAGCTGTGAGGCTGTCACATGGGAACTCCCTTGTGGTTTACACCTAGGGATTAGTTTAGTTTCAATTCGTGAGACAACCTGTTAACTCGACTTGTGTCTTTCGTGTCTCTTAATTATAGTTCATATAAATGTATGTACGTGTTAGGTGCAAATAAAAGCTGAGTCATTCACACGTGTATCATTTAACCACAtatgtctgtgtcagtgtccaTATGACACTTAGACTTgggcagtggtggaaagtaactaagtatttgtacttcgttactgtacataagtgcatttttatgtatttatacagtATTGCCTGTTAGGGCATTAAATTCTCCAGACAGTGAGACGTGCTGAAGAACAAATCCAGTCAATGGATTTCCTATCCTGCAACTTCCAGGCATTATGACTCAATATTTTGCTATGCAAGTAGGTACATTTCCAAACCAGAAGAAATGAAACTTATGCTATGAGAAGATTGATATTATGTGGGAGCAAACATTCCATGTAAATGAAACAGCGCCCTTCTGACTACATCAACGCCGTGACTCATCGTGGAAGAACTGAATTTTCACCGAACCATAATTAAAGAGAATCCAAATTTGGTTTATTGCTGTTATCTCCCACAGTGGAAATATATCAACAGATAACAGCACAGATAAAAGGAAATGGAAAAACCctaccacacacagacacacacacacacgattttACCCAAAGGATACGTATCTTTCAATACTAGTAGTTGAACTGTTGGAAGTAGATTAAGTTCCAAGAGGACAGAATTTAACTGGCTCACTGGCAACCAGACATTACAATATTGACAAATGTCTGACTTTTTAAATGAACAACCACACAAGGACCAAGAAGATTAGAATAAAATTATATCTGAAACTTTCTCAAAATGTCGGCCTTGTTCGgcatgctttttattttaagGGGAGTATCAACAGAGTCATGAGAAGTCAGGGAGAAACAACACGGTCATAAAGATTAaactaaagagagaaaaaacaacatgGAGAAAGTTTGTCAAAAGGAGCACAGAAGAACATTTCTGACTTACACACATTACAAAACAAATACTGTTCAGTTGGTGAAAGGTCTGTGATGACAAGCAGTCAAGTGACTTCAGTCAGCCATCACCCTTGACAGGGAATTTGCTTGGAAACAAAATCACTCTTCCACGTAAAGTACCTGAACCTTCTGcaggttaaacagcagctgaaagtcTCGAGTTGCTTGTTATGTGTTTTGATTTGGTTGGAGACTAAAAAGTGAtgtaaaatgcacacacacacacacacacacacacaaacatttcaaaacagATGTAACTGGGCAGAGTCTTAGAGTTTAGCTATCACTCCGATATGATGAGGTTTTGTCTATGAAACTCAACTTCAGTCTAATGTGGGTCAATTAAATTAATCAAAATTAATATTAGTATATTAAACTTGTACAGTGTGTAAAACACATGTCTAATTTGACCTTTTCTGCCAATTAAAGTCCATGCTTGTCATAACACATTAACTTTTTTAAATAACAGTGAGTTTAAATTAATtacattaaaatgattacatCTAAAGAAGCAGTCTAACCTTGTttgttaaatgtgcacattatTTAACAGATAATAATACACACTGATGATGCAGTAAATTCAGACTGGAACAGCAGTGAGCTGAAATGATGCTAAGCCACTTGGCAAGTAAACAAACAttcagttgtgtgttttttatgagaaaagaaaatgtgtttttaatttaagggggaaaaaagtttAGTGACTAAATAAAAGGGTGCAggtttaaatacatttctacATTATATAGGTCTGATAACAATTAGCTAcacaaacaacattttttttgtttaccatCATGCTTCAGGTTAAGTGTTTTTCAACAAATCTTCTATATTAAATTGCTCAATAGTTCTACAAGTAATAAAGTAGTGATTGATCATTTCAGGGGCACAAAAACAGGATGTGGTTTTAAAACCGAGGCAGGCTACTTAACTCAAAACCTTTCCCCTCCTTTAAGTTTTTAAACCATTTATAGGGACTTCATACTCAAAACATCAACTAGAGATATCCATTCATCAAAGTTTCTGAAACAAATCTTAGCCGCTGCAGTGAATAAAAGGATAACTGCAGGGGGATGATGACGACcgtgtctgcagcacatgtacaAACATTTACACCTCAGGTCCAGCAGTGCTGTGTTCACCTGTCCACACACATTACAGATAAAAAAGACAATAACCATCTCTCCTGGGGACAATTTTGGACATTAGTCTAGTGCATTCAGGTGTCAGCTCTACACTTTCTATCAGTGATACCATTGCATATTTGCTCCTGACAGTATCAACACCATGAGTCCTTTGTTGGTGCAACAGTGCCCCCTTATGCCTACCCTGAGTCACCTCCCATGTTTGCTGTAGATACCATCGATCCTTTCAGACACTGTGAGTCAAGCAAAACCACTGACTGTTACCACACTGTACATATACATGGAGTGTGTATATATTCATAccacagaggaaaacaacaaaatttCCTCACCCTCGTCCTCCTACGTGCGCCGTTTTCCAACCTGACTCATGGCTTACCGTTGACGCTGCCAGCAGGAGAGGAGTTCTTGTTGCGGCTCAGCCAGGATGGCAGGAGCTTGCGGGGCCTTGGGGGACGGGCCGGGGCTTGTGCAAGGCGGACCATGCGAGGTGAACGCCACACCTTAATGGTAGAGTCATCGCTGGCAGACAAAAGCAGTTCCTGGTCAGCGGGGCTGAATGCCACAGAGTTTACTACATCGTCGTGTGCAAGACGTGCCAGGCAGATGTTGTAGTGGCGGTCCCAGATGTAGCCATGTTTGTCTTCTGCTCCACTGCAGTTAGGAGATTGGTACGGTTATTTTCAGCATAGATATATATCTGACAAATATACAATCGCAGACAGTTCCTCACACACCTGGCAACAAAGTCTCTGCTGACATCAAGGAAGATAAAGAAGCACTCATCGTTAGGCGTGAAGGCTCGGTGAGCACGCAgacttcttctctcctccctcaaACTCTTTAAGTCAATGACGTGCAAGTCAATCTCCTCAGCAATGGGAGGCGGAGACATGGGGTCAGAAATCACACAACCAGCTGGCCATGCCCGGCTGTTCACATACAGGTACCTGAGAAGAGTGAAGTTAGTGAAGATCCAATAACATGTTTGTATAATATATAAAGATTATTATGTGTGACTTGCTTTAGTTACCTGTGGTCAGGGGAAAGGCCCATACCGATGATGTGGCCGTGGATATCAATAACATGGTCCAAGGAATCAAAAAACTCATCTGAACTCCGCTCTTCCCCAAGAACAGGTCCAGAAGTGGTCATCTGGTCAGGCTTGATTCGCTTAATGCCTAGACGAGAAGAGCAGCATAACAGGGGAAGTATTGTGAGTCTTGCATATGGGCTTTCACAGTATATTTGAATCAGGAAGCTTTGGTCTTGCTAACAATCATACCTATCTGGTGAGGAGAGTATGTAAGGCTGCCGGTGGTGAAGAGTAAATACGTTTTGTCCTCTCCCTCCCCAGGTTCAGACGGCTCAATCAGGCTGGAGTCTGGAGCCTTTGTGTGAGCTCTGCCCATCATCTGAGCCACCTGGGTCTCAATCTCCAACTCCCTGTTTCCCACATTTTTACGGctctaaaaggaaaaaaagacatagGCACAAAAAAGTGAATTATTCACAGACGCTGATCTAATTACCTGTTTTTCCCCCCTGAGAGCTTACATGTAAAACATGCTCCAGGCCTGAGAGAGTGGGTTGTGGGTGGCGGGCAGTAGAGTGACCCCAACTCTTTGCTTCCCTATGACATGCCTCCtcgtcctccacctcctcttcttcatcttcttcctcgCTCCCAGAGGTCCCCAGGTCAAAGAGGAGAGGCTGGTGGTTCTGTTGCTGCTGCCCTTTTTGCTTGCGAGCCTGAGACTGAGCCTCATAGTCTAGCAGAAGGTCTGGGTTGTCATGACGTCTGCAGTGAGCCACCATCACGGTGCGTATGGTGCTGGCGTTGATGTTCTGAATCTTGAAAAGGCGCTTGACCACATTAACATTCTCTGATTCGATATCCTgccagagaaaatgaaaaagatgCAGCAAAAGTACGTTAGTTGAACAGCTGAGTGTTTCTTCTGATTCTGTGGAACAAACACTTTGAGCTGAAACTCACCTGGAAGGCTTTATTGAGCCAGAGCACAGAGCAGGATGTCATATTGCCAATCCAGTGCAGGTTCCCCGAGATCAGGTGGGTCTCATTCAGCCAGCAGCCAAACACATCGTAAGGCTTGTTTCTAACCCGTGACAACAGTGTGTAATTCTCTGTATGGGTGCATTAAAATAGGTATAAAATATTAGTAtggcacaaatacacacacactatatggTCATTTGCGTTCAATAACACATAGAAAATGCATTCACTATACTTAAACTGCGTTTTGTCAGTTAATTATAAGAAAcaggtcagaaaaaaaatagatgatGAGTCATGACGTTCAGACATCAACAGGAAAGAATGACTCATTGTTTAGGTTCCTACCCAGGCTGATAACAGCGATTTCCCCTGATGATGAGTGGTGAGGGCCCAAGTAGACACCGGAGACGAGCAGCAAGCTGTCGTCAGCGTTGAACTGGGAGAACTGAGTGTAGCCCCAGTTAAACTGCCGCATGCTGGAGCTGTGCACCAGTGAGATATTGCCATCAGGCCGCTCCGTGTCCCACAGCTGCACTCACAATAAAAGCAAGGAGACATGTGGACATGAGTGAGTGGATGATGCTGGTAGCATACTTAACCAAAACTAGAAGAAGAATTAGTGTTCAGCAGAGACAAGAGATTCTGTATTAAATATCAGTTTCCTGTTAGCAACTGACccattttctcatttatttaagtatttctgattctgatgaatTTTTCCCTAATTTTTCTGTGAAAAAAGTGTCATCTTTTTTATAAAGTGTAGCTCACAGTTCTTGTAAAAAGGAGTTTTTCTCTGAAAAGTTACATGtcacaaaataaatgtatttttggcCAAACAAAACTCATGACTAAGCGACATGTATGTAAAAGACTACTTTTACAGAGAGAAGGCTTTGTCACATGGTGCAAAAACAACCACCtgctaataataaaaatatgatgAAGGTAAAGGTCCCACTGTTATGGACACGATCAATTGACACCTTGGTGGAAAGTAAGAAAATAAGATAAGGAATCTTTGAATCCTTACCTTAACAGTGCAGTCtttggagcaggaggagaaccTGTGACCCCTGTGAGAGAAAGCTAAGTGGAGGACTTGGTCACTGTGTTCTCTCAGCGTCTGCACCTCCACACAGGGGATACAGTCAAACAGACGTTTGAACTCTCTGTACCATGACACAGCCGCTGCACACAGGTAAATTCAGAGTTAATTGGAACCTTTCCacgattataaaaaaaaaaaaaggaacctgACTGCATGATTTCAAACGTTTACCAGGGTGTCGGGGTACACAGCGTGGTATACGATAGTAGCTGTAGAACAACTCTCTCCACAGAAACTCATCTCTGGAGACAGCCAGCCACTGTCTGCAGCTCAGACCGGCTCTCAGTACAGCATCATGGGGCAGACGCAGGAAGATCTCCAACACCAGGCTGTCTGGCAGAACTGGGCCACACTCCATCCTAACATCCTGGGTAATGAATACACatcattcaaatgtaaatgcatAAGCTTTTCCAACCCTGAATGTGGGTGGGACTACACTGCTGGGTTTCCACTTGGATATGAAATGGACCTAAGTGGGGTTAATCCAAACTTGCACAACAATCATTTATAACAACTCAATCAACATGCTAGTAGTAGTGAGTAATCAAACAGACTTGTAGTAAGTGCTCTGAAGCATAAAATGTCAAAACCAGAACCCAATTCTCACATTTGAAAAGCTAGGATATTTAGAATGTTTTATTTAACCCTGTGCACCCTGACATGGGACTAATTTGAGCCTGACACAATGCACAGACAGCACTGAGGAGCAGTCAGAAACTCCAGCTGACTGCACCATCATGACAGACATGTGCAAACCCCTCTACTACCTAACATTCACGTAGTCGTATAAGAGGAGGTATCACAGGGGATCACAGAGTGGCTACTGAAACGGAGCCATGTTAGCGTAGGTTTCCTCAGTTatcacacatacatgtgtgaAATACAGAACTTCGTGTCAACAAAAATGTTATTATAAAAACACGGTCTGTATCTTTTCTATCTCCAGAGTAAATCTGGAAATCTCTTTCTCGCTGAACTATGGCGTCGTGTCAAGATGACCCAACATGGACATTTTTGTCGCTGTGGGTTAAAGTCATGTCAAGTTACTGTGTTTACACTCAAAGCAAACCAATCTAGGTTCCGTTCCGAGAAACGAGACATTAACTGTTTAAATATTGAATAACAAAGGCATATCTGTACATTTGACAATCAACTGCACGCTTACTGTGCAGCTATGCTAGACAGAAATGTCAGTCAAGCTAGCGTTTAGCTAGCTACTTGTTAACAAGCCAGATAGCTGTTAGCTAGCATTTGTTTTCAACTTTTAGCCACATCCGACGACTTTAAATTTAGACGACAAGCTATTATTTTCGAAAGTCATTGCTTATGTTACACGGGTTCACCTGCCTGCACATGTATAAAGTAGTTGCCACGAACGGTGACCCACCTGCTGGATCAAAGTAGGTTGGAGAGAAAAATCAAACGGCTAGCTAGCGCTAAAGGCTAGCCACCGAAAATGACAACAATCCTCTAGTAGCGAGACCAAGCTAACAGATGACAGACTCATTGCTACGAAAGGACAACACAATCGATTCAGATACATCTGTACCCGatggtctgtatgtgtacatTTACTGACAGTCatgcagtaaaaataaaaagtaggtgcttattttattttattttattttattacttaaCATATGCATAACACATaatttaacatgtttatttttatatgacTAGACAGAAAATCAATTTGGTTAATGAACAGTCTCATAACATGAGACAGTCATGTAATTTTAATGAGCTGTTTGGTGCACAATGACACTAAttgatctttttttgtgtgtggttcaTGTCTGGAACACGTTTTTCTCCATTTTAATATTAACGTAATTTAATGTATTGTTTCTTGCAgaatcctgtttttttctttttttggtgtaTGTCTCTAGAtattatgcattttttaaatttatttatttattattaatgtatttatagtTTAAATAGATAATAAATATAGCCTAAGTGTTACTTTGCACTGCCCGGAtgttaaagtattttttaaGATTTGGCATGTTTTCATTAACATCACTCAGCTGATGAATTAATGAACACACAGTATGTGTATGTAGCATCTCTTGGTTCACTGATGCCACAGTTACCATCATTCAGTCAAGCACTGGGGGACTGAAACATTAGCCTGTTgtgtcagtgcacacacactcctgtgggTAAGCTACAGCAGAGACACACGTCACGACAAACTGatacagacaaacaaagcaGGACGATGCTGTGACTCATCATCTCTGGTAAGTTTTTAACATTTCTGTGACAAATTTCAAGTTTTGATGTTAAAACCTGTAGTGTTGTGTATATTGCTGTAGCCTATGTTAAACCTGATAGTGATGGGATCAGGTTACCTTAGCAGACAGGACAGCAGAGTGGCTGATACTACAAGCAGATAAGTTTAAAAACTCCGGTCTTCCTTTAGGACTGCGCCATGCTGCTAACTGGATAGTTTCTTGCTGTGGCTCCCCAGAGAAGCACAGGATCTCACCAGGAGTACAATGCCGGGGTAAAGGTGCTGAAATAGAAATCCAAAAATTGCATCATTTTCACAGTGTTTGCATGACTGAGCTATTTTTGTTTTCCTATACAGGACAAACTGTGTGTACAGTCTCCAAAAATGCAACAGCATCCAGTCAAAATCCTCCATAATTCCTCCCAGCAGTGTGGTGGGAGAAGGAGCTGTCATCCACAGTGACTGTAATTAATACTTTTAACATGTTAACCCCTGATTTTctgttgctctgtgtttgttATAATGATGACATGTCTGAAAACTCCTGAGTTGGATAATGTCTGACGTCAACGACAATACAGCAGTGGCTCTACTAATACAATGTTCATCctgataaacaaaataaatgccTGCCTGCAGCAGAGATTCACGGTTATGACCTCATTTCTTGAATGTCTGGTGCCCCCATGTGGCACAAACAAGCAACTGCGGGAGAGGACAACATAAAAACTGGTTCAATTATTTAAAGGAAATTATGAATAAgatattaaattaaacagtgTCAACAGAAACATGTTATAACATTAACTCTGGTCCTGTTATGTATAAGTAGAAAGAAAATATGTCACtaaaatgaattattattaatagAGTTGGCTTTTTATTAGACTTTCCtactgtttgtgtaatgtaGGCACCAATAACTGACACAAACATCTCTGATATAAGTAAAATTATACTGTATGTAATATGATATCATTTATTTAGAATAGAAGAAAGCACAAATGTATTTACATTCACATGTACAGTAGCATACAATACAATTTACAATGACACCGTTCTCCAGAGTTCCCACTCCGTACACTGTTAAAGTGACCATTCCAGTTTACAGTGAGGAGGATGCAGCTGAAACAAAGTGGCCCCTTCCCCTTTGAGTTTCTACTGACTGTCACAAGGTATTTTCACCTGAGCTGGTGAATGTGTgatgcaaaataaacacacaaaaatatcacATTTGAAGTTATATAAATGACCTTTGTTCACTTCACAGATTAGGTTTCAGCAACATTAAAACACCACCGTGCTCTGTTTGACCACATGAAAGCCCGAGAAAGCAACACAAACGAGGCCAGACATGGAAATGTCTTTGTGAGATGCTTCACTATCACGTCAGCTCGTTTATTTCCTTGTATCCCATACAGCTCTAATCTAAAGTGCACCGTCGCTCTGCCTGGCAGTCCATGCGTGGGTCTCTTATCATAGCACCATGGTGGGGATGTGGTGCACCAGGGGCATAGGATGAGGCATGGCTGTcaactgtggaggaggaggaggaggaggggacacCTGGGAGGAGACGTCGGTCCTGGGTTCCACCGGTTTGTGCCGTGCGCTCTTTTGGTGCGCCCTCAGGCCCGCCAGCTGGGAGTAGGCGCTCTGGCAGACGTGGCACTTGTACGGCCGCTCGCCGGTGTGCAGGCGCACGTGGTTGCGGAGCGTCGATGACTGGCTGAAGCGGCGATTGCAGAAGCGGCAGACGAAGGGCTTGTCCAGAGTATGGATGCGCATGTGGGAGCGCAGGTTGCTGCGGGAGTTGAAGCCACGGTGGCAGATGACGCAGCGCATCCGACCAGCGGTCGTGGTGGCGACGGAGGAaggagaacaggaggaggaggaggagccgtcACAGGAGTGGGAGTCATCTAGGAGAGAGAACAGAGGATGTGTTAGAAGATTTCCAGAAGTTTGTGTTAGATATTTGGTTTGACTGATGATTAaaatcttttttctctctctctctctctctctctctcaccacttctgctcttcttctgctgttcGTCTTCAGTTCCAGGAACTCCTGGGATTCCCAGGAATGTGTTCTGAGTGTTTCCATACCAGACAAGCAGCTCCTGGTCGGGTGGGATAGTCTgaagagagaggaaacagagaaaatgtcaATTATTCAACAtgtaattttagtttttttgatgttttaaaaCGAAAAAACAAAATCCTAAAATAAATGACGTCCTTCTTGTGGCCAGCAGG is a window from the Parambassis ranga chromosome 12, fParRan2.1, whole genome shotgun sequence genome containing:
- the fbxw5 gene encoding F-box/WD repeat-containing protein 5 isoform X2; this encodes MECGPVLPDSLVLEIFLRLPHDAVLRAGLSCRQWLAVSRDEFLWRELFYSYYRIPRCVPRHPAAVSWYREFKRLFDCIPCVEVQTLREHSDQVLHLAFSHRGHRFSSCSKDCTVKLWDTERPDGNISLVHSSSMRQFNWGYTQFSQFNADDSLLLVSGVYLGPHHSSSGEIAVISLENYTLLSRVRNKPYDVFGCWLNETHLISGNLHWIGNMTSCSVLWLNKAFQDIESENVNVVKRLFKIQNINASTIRTVMVAHCRRHDNPDLLLDYEAQSQARKQKGQQQQNHQPLLFDLGTSGSEEEDEEEEVEDEEACHREAKSWGHSTARHPQPTLSGLEHVLHSRKNVGNRELEIETQVAQMMGRAHTKAPDSSLIEPSEPGEGEDKTYLLFTTGSLTYSPHQIGIKRIKPDQMTTSGPVLGEERSSDEFFDSLDHVIDIHGHIIGMGLSPDHRYLYVNSRAWPAGCVISDPMSPPPIAEEIDLHVIDLKSLREERRSLRAHRAFTPNDECFFIFLDVSRDFVASGAEDKHGYIWDRHYNICLARLAHDDVVNSVAFSPADQELLLSASDDSTIKVWRSPRMVRLAQAPARPPRPRKLLPSWLSRNKNSSPAGSVNGKP
- the traf2b gene encoding TNF receptor-associated factor 2; its protein translation is MDRISLDCPTSLPGIPLSVLSVPMENKYKCQQCLQVLRKPVQAQCGHRFCVHCFKLLTSSGPKPCEACRQEEIYEEPISILNSSEAFPDNAAGREIASLPAKCLNQGCNWTGSIKDYEAQHEGRCEFEHIQCEACQLFILRTEKDRHNERECEARSLNCKYCKMTFNFKEIKAHDEICLKFPLQCKDCGKKKIPREKFNDHSKSCAKSKSACPFSEVGCKSVIENGKLGDHEHSSTMEHLRLLLPMVLSVARMRTEVSSSGEWQEDSGLGLYRAPEEGATAAAPSKSVDLDKKVNALENIVCVLNREVERSSVTMEAFSHQHRLDQEKIDNLSNKVRQLERTLTVRDLQLSETEQLVRELQFCTYDGIFVWKISDFSRRRQDAVGGRTPAMFSPAFYSSKYGYKMCLRLYLNGDGTGRGTHLSLFFVVMRGKYDALLKWPFSQKVTLMLLDQNNREHIIDAFRPDVSSTSFQRPISEMNIASGCPLFCPLAKLASKSPYLRDDTIFIKAIVDLTGL
- the fbxw5 gene encoding F-box/WD repeat-containing protein 5 isoform X1; its protein translation is MECGPVLPDSLVLEIFLRLPHDAVLRAGLSCRQWLAVSRDEFLWRELFYSYYRIPRCVPRHPAAVSWYREFKRLFDCIPCVEVQTLREHSDQVLHLAFSHRGHRFSSCSKDCTVKLWDTERPDGNISLVHSSSMRQFNWGYTQFSQFNADDSLLLVSGVYLGPHHSSSGEIAVISLENYTLLSRVRNKPYDVFGCWLNETHLISGNLHWIGNMTSCSVLWLNKAFQDIESENVNVVKRLFKIQNINASTIRTVMVAHCRRHDNPDLLLDYEAQSQARKQKGQQQQNHQPLLFDLGTSGSEEEDEEEEVEDEEACHREAKSWGHSTARHPQPTLSGLEHVLHSRKNVGNRELEIETQVAQMMGRAHTKAPDSSLIEPSEPGEGEDKTYLLFTTGSLTYSPHQIGIKRIKPDQMTTSGPVLGEERSSDEFFDSLDHVIDIHGHIIGMGLSPDHRYLYVNSRAWPAGCVISDPMSPPPIAEEIDLHVIDLKSLREERRSLRAHRAFTPNDECFFIFLDVSRDFVASGAEDKHGYIWDRHYNICLARLAHDDVVNSVAFSPADQELLLSASDDSTIKVWRSPRMVRLAQAPARPPRPRKLLPSWLSRNKNSSPAGSVNVSERIDGIYSKHGR